Proteins from a genomic interval of Halorubrum depositum:
- a CDS encoding DUF7858 family protein → MTLSEIADGLEVTASQRERGVAVADDTETPLVDRLAAHADDLPCTPAATATLVDAYTGGRSVGDAAREAGVTPMTGAKALHRCGVEGVCPLAPSRRSVVRDWLDGRIARSEAVALAGGDGADFALATYVETHDPVPAVAEAVDAHVAGSAPLGDGLRGDGDAPGGALGSPDGLR, encoded by the coding sequence ATGACGCTGTCGGAGATCGCGGACGGGTTGGAGGTGACCGCGAGCCAGCGCGAGCGCGGGGTCGCCGTCGCCGACGACACGGAGACGCCGCTCGTCGACCGGCTCGCGGCGCACGCGGACGACCTCCCGTGTACCCCTGCCGCGACCGCGACGCTGGTCGACGCGTACACGGGCGGGCGGAGCGTCGGCGACGCCGCCCGCGAGGCCGGCGTGACGCCGATGACGGGCGCGAAGGCGCTGCACCGCTGCGGCGTGGAGGGCGTCTGCCCGCTCGCGCCGAGCCGGCGGAGCGTCGTCCGCGACTGGCTCGACGGTCGGATCGCGCGCAGCGAGGCGGTCGCGCTCGCCGGCGGCGACGGGGCCGACTTCGCGCTGGCGACGTACGTCGAGACACACGACCCGGTCCCCGCGGTCGCCGAGGCCGTCGACGCGCACGTCGCGGGCTCCGCGCCGCTCGGCGACGGCCTCCGCGGCGACGGCGATGCCCCCGGCGGCGCGCTCGGGTCGCCCGACGGCCTGCGCTGA